The genomic DNA TACAGGTAATGATTGATTTTTTCTGACATTAAAATCCTCCTTGTATTATTTATATTTAAAATGTTATAAACGAAAAGAAATAATTATGTGTAAATAGTATAAAATATATAGTGTAAAAAGTATAATTAAATCATTTTATATATTTATAATATTTACTTATATAAATACTGAAACCTTGAAAAATAAAGGGTTAAAGATAGTGGTTATAAATGAAACTATTTTTAAAAAAATTGAATATATATTTATAATTTTTTATTGTTTAAAAATGAAATAGTATAAAAAAAGGGGGAAGCCCCTTTTTAATTTTACATTCTATATCCAAAAGAAAAGATAATACTTTTTCTTTTTCCAAAACTTAATTCACTAGTAAATTCTAAAGATTTATTAATTTCTGTACGAAAACCAATAGAAGGATTCCATGGAGAAGAAGTACTTTCTTTTACTTCAAATTTTCCATTAGGTACACGTATATTTTTTGGAAAAGTTATAACATTATTAATATCCCCCTTTAAAGTTTGAGAAATATTTTGATACATTGCTCCAATCCAAAAAGAATTTCTGGTATTGTGAAAATCAAAATTATAACCAATTTTAGGTGATATTATCAAAGCTGATATATTCCCATCAATTATATCTAGCTTAGTTGTTGTATAGTTAAAATCAACTACAGAAAAGAAATTTTTGTATCCACCAGCAATGACAGCTCCTGCTCCATATGTTATCCCCTCATATTTAAGTGTGAAGTTATAATTTTTTAAAAATGGCTTATTAAGCAAATTAATATCTACAATAGCTGAAGAATTTCCCTTTGTTTTTCCAAAAACTCCATAGAGATTAAGAAATGGAAAAACCCAAAGATCAGCTTTTACTAAAGTATTTGTATTTGATGTTTTAGCAGTAGTAGATTTAACTGATATAAAATTACTAAGTTCACCTAAATTTAGTTTACCAACAGATAAATTTCCAGTAAGATTTAAAGAATTAATATCTACATTTTGTTTCATATTAACGAATATAAAGTTTATACCATATGGTTTTGGAAGTTCATAACCTCTTTTGATAGCCTCTTCTTTAAAAATAGGAAATAAAGTCTTATCCTCATCAGAAGAAAGGAGCAAAACACTATTTAATAAAAAAACACTGATTAAAAGTAATGATTTTCTCAAAAGAACCTCCTAAAATTTAAAACATTAAGTATAGAAAAATAGTATGGTGATTATAGCATAAAAAATAAAATCTAACTATGAGATTTTTTATACTAAACAAGTTATGAAAAATTTTAGAATTAATAAAATATATGTTTATGTTTATAAAAAAATCTAAAAGATTATAAATAAATTATCTAATAAATAAAAAGAACAAATTATATATATGAAATTTTATTGAAAAAAATAAAAAAAATTAATCAAAAAGATGAAAGAATGTTGTTCTAAAAATATGGATAATAGAGATTTAAAAAAATCGGTAAAATTTTACTAAAAAATAAATAAAAAATAGGTTGAAAAAAATAAAAAAATATGATAATTATATCTTATAAAATATTAAAAACTGTAATAAAACAGTCGAATTGAACCTATAAAATGAAAATAAATACGTTAAAAAAACAAATAAACTTAAAATATATAAAATAAAAAAGAGGAGGAAAAATATGATAACATTTAAGATGAAATTATCTTATGGATTAGGAGCTCTTGGAAAAGACTACGCTTGTGCTATAGTTTATATCTTTTTAATGTATTATTTTACGGATGTTTTAGGTATTGTTCCAGCTTTTATAGGTAGTTTATTTTTAGTAGCAAGGGTATGGGATGCTGTAAATGATCCAATAATGGGAATGATAGTAGATAATACTAGATCAAGATGGGGAAAATTTAGGCCATGGATATTGATAGGAACACTATTAAACTCAATAACATTGATTGGACTATTTTATAGACCTAATGGTATTTCTACTAATACTTTATATATGTATATTTCAGTGATGTATATATTATGGGGAATGACGTATACAGTTATGGATATTCCTTTTTGGGCGATGATACCATCTTTTTCAAATGATAAACATGAAAGAGAGCAAATAGCAGTTGTTCCAAGAGTATTTGCTGCAATCGCATGGCTGACTTTAGGAAGTTTTGGATTAAAAATAGTTCAGAGAATAGGAAATGGAAATGAAGGACAAGGATTTACAGTTTTAGCAATAGTAATAGCTATTTTCTTTGTGATTACATCAATACTTACTTTTTTCTATGTAAAAGAACAAATAGTGAGTGATGTAAAAGCACCAAAAGTTAGCTTAAAAGAAACTTTTATGTTGATTACCAAAAATGATCAGTTAGTTATTTTTATAGTAATAGTACTAATTTATAATCTAATGGCTCAATTAGCAATAGGTGTTGCAATTTATTATTTTAAATATGTTGTTGGAAATGAAAATATGTTTGCAGTATTTACTGGATTTTCAGGGTTAGCTAAAGTTATAGCTCTAATGTTATTTCCTGTGTTATCTTCTAAATTAGGTAGACAAAAGGTATTCTTTATGGCTTGTTCAATGCCAGTAATTGGATATTTTATGTTATTCTTATCAGGATTATTTATACCAGAAAATGCTGTAATGGTAGCTATTTCAGGAATAATAGGAGAGGCTGGATCAGGGTTATCTCTTGGAATAACAACAGTTATGTTAGCAGATATTGTAGATTATGGAGAATATAAATTTGGAACAAGAAATGAAAGTGTAATATTCTCTGCACAAACATTTTTGGTAAAAGCAGCTTCAGCTATTGGTGGTTTAATGATAGGTGTTGGGCTTAGTTTAGTAGGATATGTTCCTAATGTAGAGCAAAGTGCTGAAACAATTACTGGAATAAGAGTTTTAATGATAGGAATTCCAATGGCTTTATCAGTATTAGAGTATTTGGTATATAGAAAATATTATAAATTAAATAATAAATATTATGATGATATTGTAAGTGAACTAGAGCAAAAAAGAGTAGCTGAAATTTAAGTTGTAAAGGAGAGAACTATGTGGTTAGGTGTTGATTATTATCCAGAACAGTGGAATATAAATATGTTAGAAGAAGATTTGAAGAATATAAAAGAAATGGGAAGTAATGTTATTAGAATAGGAGAATTTGCTTGGCATTTAATGGAAAGAGAAGAAGGAAAATATGATTTTAGTTTTTTCGATTATGTTATAGAAAAAGCTAGGGAATATGATTTAAAAATAATTTTTGGAACTCCTACAGCTACTATTCCAGCGTGGCTTATAAAAAAATATCCAGATATGTTATTAGAATATGAGCCAGGAAGAAAAATATCATATGGTGGAAGGCATACAAATTGTTATAATCATCCGATGTTTGAGAAGTATGCAAATAATATAACAACTAAACTAGTAGAACATTATAAAGATGAAAAAAATATTATAGCTTGGCAAATGGATAATGAATTAGGGCATGAAGGAAGTGACTTATGCTATTGTGATAATTGTAAAAAACAATTTCAAAATTTTTTAAAAAAGAAATATGAAAATATTGAGGAATTAAATATTAGATATGGGACAGCATTTTGGTCACAAACTTATAATGATTTTGATGAAATTCCAATGCCAACAAAGACAATAGCTACACATAATCCATCATTAAGAATGGATTGGGAAAGATTTAGAAGTGAAACAATTGAAAAATTTTTAAATTCACAGATAAGAATAATAAGAGAAATAATTCCTGATGCTTTAATTTTACATGATTTTGCTGGTGGAGGAATGTCAAAACATGTGGATTATTCAAAATTAGCAGAGAATTTAGATATTGTGGCATTTAATAATTATCCTGTCTGGGGTGGACAAAAGGATCCAATAAAACCTTATGAAATTGCATTTGCATTAGATTATATGAGAGGACTAAAAAGAAAGAATTTCTGGATAACAGAAGGTATAATGGGAGCTCAAGGGCATGATATTACAGGGTATACTCCTAGACCTAATCAAGCTAAAATGTGGTCGTATCAAGGAATAGCAAGAGGAGCAGAAGCTCTAACATATTTTAGATATAGAGGTGGAATAAAAGGAGCAGAACAATTTTGTTATGGAATATTAGATGCAGATAATAAGAAGAGAAGAAAATACCATGAAGTAAAATCATTTTTTTCAGATATAAAAAAATATAAAGATATTCTAGAAGAACCATTAAATAGTGAAATTGCAATAGTACACGATTTTCAATCTTTAGCTTCTTTTAGAATACAACAACAAAGTTTACTATTAAATTGTGAGGAAGAAACAAAAAAATATTATAAATATTTTTATGATAGAAATATTTATGTAGATGTTATTCCATCTTCATTAGATTTAAAAAAATATAAAATAATAATACTACCTTTTTTAACAGTGCAAGATGATGAATTTAGAAAAAAAGTTGAAAGTTATGTAAAAGAAGGTGGGATATTAATTCTTACCTATAGGACTTCAGTAAAGGATATAGATAATAATTTAGTACTCAATGAATTTTTGCCAGTAGGTTATAATAAAATGGCAGGTTTGTATGTTGAAGAGATTGAGAGTTTACAAGATTATGATTGCTTAAAGTTAGTTGGAGAAAATGAATATAATGGAGTAGAAGGAAAAGGTGGGATATTTAGAGAAATGCTAGTATGCACAACTGCTAAAACATTGTTTAAATATTCAGATAAATTTTATAATGAATTTTCTGCAGTAACTAAAAATAAACTAGAAAAAGGTAAAGTATATTATCTTGGATGTGGATTAGAAGAAAAATTAATACATGTGATATTTGACGATATATTAGAAGAAGTTAAAATAAAAAGTAACTTAACGATTGAAGGATTAGAAGTTATAGAAAGAGGAAATGATAAAAAAATAAGATTTTATATAAATCATAATGATTTTCCAGTAACTTATCAAAATTTATCTTTGGATCCTTTCGAATGTAGAATAGAAGAGATATAAAAATAAAAAGAGTTGTTACTAGGTGAACAACTCTTTTTTAATAATTATCTAAAACAACGATATTAAAAATATTGTTTTTTAATTCTTCCAATTTCTCTTTATGGACTTTTCCTCTTAGGGTAACAGTTTTATCATATGTTTTTTCTAATAGATTAAAAGTATCTTTTAAAATATTTTTTACATTATTTTCTTGAGAAAAAGGAAAATCAATAACTGCATAAATTGGTTCTTCAATTTCTTTTTTACTATTATCTAAAGAATTTTGTAAGGCTTTATTGTATGTTTTAAATGCTTCTCTTACTTCAAAATCTTCAACTTCAATCTCTTTAGCTAGTCGTTTTCCTTTTTTAGTAAGTTGATAATAGGTATGATTTCTATGCTTAACTACCACATTGTCATCTTTTGTCTTATAAGACACCATAATATTTTCTACACGTTCTAGAATTTTTTCTTTTACAAAATGACGTACACACTCTCGCACTTCATTTTGATTTTCTAAAATTCTATTTGCAAGTTTTGATATAAAAGTAGGTCCAATAGTATCAATAGTTACAAGTATCTTTTTTTCGATATCTGTCATTTTACCACCTTCTCCATTTTATTTTTTTAAATTTCTCACACTTTCTCTTTCAATAATATTACAAGGCATCACTATTTTTTTAACTCCATGTTCTCCTTTCCATAACTCTTGCATAAGACTTAGTGCCGCTTTTGAATTCTCTTTCATAAAAACTCTAATTGATGAAAGAGGCGGAGTAGCAAATTCAGAAATATTAGTGTCGTTAAAAGTAATAATGCTTACATTATCTGGAATTGAAATATTATACTCAGAGAAAGCTTTTAAAGCTCCAGAGGCAATCGCATCAGATGATATGAAAAATGCTGTTGGAAGTTCTCTACATGAAGATAAATACTGTTTTACTTTGATGTATCCATCTTTTGAATTTAAAGCACAGTTTATATTGTAATCTTGATTATAATAATTTTTTTCCTCCATAAAACTTTTAAAATACCTAAATATTGAATTGATTTCAACTTCTTTTGTATTGCCAAACGAATAGAAACTACCAATAAATCCTATATTTGAATGACCATTTTCTAAAAAGTGATTAATTGCAATTTTTACACCTAATTGATAATTTGGAACTACACTATGATATATAAGTTCATCAGGTGTAGAATCAATAAAAATAATATTTTTAGAATAAGATTCGAAGTTTTTTATTTCATCAGGACTAAAGCAGCCAATAGCAAAAATACCATCGAGTTTATTTTTAGTGTTAGTTATAAATATTCTTTTGTCATTTCGAAAAAGAGTAGTTGTATGAATATTATTAGAAAGGCAAAGTTCTTCTAATATATTTTTTAATAAAATATAATAGATGTCATCTTGTTGCTCATTTGAATCAAGCATTTGAGCTATACCTACTTCAAATTTTCTTTCCTTTTTTTCGCTAGCTCTTTGTTTTGGAGTTTTATATTTTAAGTCTTTAGCTATTTGTAAAATTTTTTCTTTTGTTTCATCTAGAACTTTAAGATTTTTATCGTTATTCAAAACTCTTGAAACTGTTGCTAAAGATACATTTGCAAGAGCAGATATTTCTTTTAAAGTTGCCATTTGTACTCCTTTTTTAGTTTTTCATTTAGATGTAGAAAACAGAAAAATAGTTTAAAATACTTCCTGCTAATACGAATAGATGCCATATTCCATGCATAAATTTAAATTTATCCAAAGTATAAAAAATTGTACCTAAAGAGTATGTTATTCCAGCTGCTAATAGTAGTTTTAACGAAAGAGGACTTATAATTGTTTTAAGATCATCAAATACAAATATTACCATCCACCCCATTGCTAAATAGATAAGAGTAGATACAAAATT from Fusobacterium hominis includes the following:
- the melB gene encoding melibiose:sodium transporter MelB: MITFKMKLSYGLGALGKDYACAIVYIFLMYYFTDVLGIVPAFIGSLFLVARVWDAVNDPIMGMIVDNTRSRWGKFRPWILIGTLLNSITLIGLFYRPNGISTNTLYMYISVMYILWGMTYTVMDIPFWAMIPSFSNDKHEREQIAVVPRVFAAIAWLTLGSFGLKIVQRIGNGNEGQGFTVLAIVIAIFFVITSILTFFYVKEQIVSDVKAPKVSLKETFMLITKNDQLVIFIVIVLIYNLMAQLAIGVAIYYFKYVVGNENMFAVFTGFSGLAKVIALMLFPVLSSKLGRQKVFFMACSMPVIGYFMLFLSGLFIPENAVMVAISGIIGEAGSGLSLGITTVMLADIVDYGEYKFGTRNESVIFSAQTFLVKAASAIGGLMIGVGLSLVGYVPNVEQSAETITGIRVLMIGIPMALSVLEYLVYRKYYKLNNKYYDDIVSELEQKRVAEI
- a CDS encoding beta-galactosidase gives rise to the protein MWLGVDYYPEQWNINMLEEDLKNIKEMGSNVIRIGEFAWHLMEREEGKYDFSFFDYVIEKAREYDLKIIFGTPTATIPAWLIKKYPDMLLEYEPGRKISYGGRHTNCYNHPMFEKYANNITTKLVEHYKDEKNIIAWQMDNELGHEGSDLCYCDNCKKQFQNFLKKKYENIEELNIRYGTAFWSQTYNDFDEIPMPTKTIATHNPSLRMDWERFRSETIEKFLNSQIRIIREIIPDALILHDFAGGGMSKHVDYSKLAENLDIVAFNNYPVWGGQKDPIKPYEIAFALDYMRGLKRKNFWITEGIMGAQGHDITGYTPRPNQAKMWSYQGIARGAEALTYFRYRGGIKGAEQFCYGILDADNKKRRKYHEVKSFFSDIKKYKDILEEPLNSEIAIVHDFQSLASFRIQQQSLLLNCEEETKKYYKYFYDRNIYVDVIPSSLDLKKYKIIILPFLTVQDDEFRKKVESYVKEGGILILTYRTSVKDIDNNLVLNEFLPVGYNKMAGLYVEEIESLQDYDCLKLVGENEYNGVEGKGGIFREMLVCTTAKTLFKYSDKFYNEFSAVTKNKLEKGKVYYLGCGLEEKLIHVIFDDILEEVKIKSNLTIEGLEVIERGNDKKIRFYINHNDFPVTYQNLSLDPFECRIEEI
- a CDS encoding DUF2250 domain-containing protein, whose product is MTDIEKKILVTIDTIGPTFISKLANRILENQNEVRECVRHFVKEKILERVENIMVSYKTKDDNVVVKHRNHTYYQLTKKGKRLAKEIEVEDFEVREAFKTYNKALQNSLDNSKKEIEEPIYAVIDFPFSQENNVKNILKDTFNLLEKTYDKTVTLRGKVHKEKLEELKNNIFNIVVLDNY
- a CDS encoding LacI family DNA-binding transcriptional regulator, giving the protein MATLKEISALANVSLATVSRVLNNDKNLKVLDETKEKILQIAKDLKYKTPKQRASEKKERKFEVGIAQMLDSNEQQDDIYYILLKNILEELCLSNNIHTTTLFRNDKRIFITNTKNKLDGIFAIGCFSPDEIKNFESYSKNIIFIDSTPDELIYHSVVPNYQLGVKIAINHFLENGHSNIGFIGSFYSFGNTKEVEINSIFRYFKSFMEEKNYYNQDYNINCALNSKDGYIKVKQYLSSCRELPTAFFISSDAIASGALKAFSEYNISIPDNVSIITFNDTNISEFATPPLSSIRVFMKENSKAALSLMQELWKGEHGVKKIVMPCNIIERESVRNLKK